The proteins below are encoded in one region of Methylobacillus flagellatus KT:
- a CDS encoding glycosyltransferase, translating to MAVASGRQQRLLVYISGHGYGHVAQVAPVLNQLARGQPNLALVVCSMVAESFLRSRIHAPFNYERRGADFGMLMHSALEVDVAASIAAYLDFHADWGARVEAEAAWIAGQQADAVLSNVAYLPLAAASSLGIPALAMCSLNWADILQHYVADPILDPVQQQMRAAYASARGFLRIEPAMKMPWLDCHAVGPVADIAMDSRTDILQATGLEEGRQYKLVLVGMGGISMQVNPAHFPRLPHVHWLLPQAWMQGIERADFHAQEPLQMHFSTLLASSDLVLTKPGYGTFVEAACHGVPVLYVPRDGWPEQDCLVSWLSSHGRCLQVSAKQLASGDIADSLLAMLNASRPGRVMPRGNREAAEWIALQLGLGSLESIHGRNGGRG from the coding sequence TGGCGGTAGCTTCTGGTCGCCAGCAGCGGTTGCTGGTCTATATTTCCGGCCATGGATACGGGCATGTGGCGCAGGTCGCTCCCGTGCTCAACCAGTTGGCGCGGGGTCAGCCCAACCTGGCGCTGGTGGTTTGCAGCATGGTGGCCGAAAGTTTTCTGCGCTCGCGCATTCATGCACCGTTTAATTATGAGCGGCGCGGCGCTGATTTCGGCATGCTGATGCACTCGGCGCTCGAAGTGGACGTGGCAGCCAGTATCGCAGCCTACCTGGACTTCCATGCAGACTGGGGCGCAAGGGTGGAGGCCGAGGCTGCATGGATTGCCGGGCAGCAGGCCGATGCCGTGCTCAGCAATGTCGCCTATTTGCCGTTGGCGGCGGCCTCGTCGCTTGGCATCCCTGCCTTGGCTATGTGTTCGCTGAACTGGGCGGACATTCTCCAACACTATGTTGCCGACCCTATCCTTGACCCTGTGCAGCAACAAATGCGCGCTGCCTATGCCAGCGCGCGCGGTTTCCTACGCATTGAGCCTGCCATGAAGATGCCGTGGCTGGATTGCCATGCGGTGGGGCCGGTTGCTGATATTGCCATGGATAGCCGCACTGATATCCTGCAGGCTACAGGTCTGGAGGAAGGCAGGCAATACAAGCTGGTTTTGGTCGGTATGGGCGGGATCAGTATGCAGGTGAACCCTGCCCATTTCCCGAGACTGCCCCATGTACATTGGTTATTGCCGCAAGCCTGGATGCAGGGCATCGAGCGGGCGGACTTTCATGCGCAGGAGCCGTTGCAGATGCATTTCTCTACATTGCTCGCAAGCAGCGACCTCGTACTGACGAAGCCTGGTTATGGCACATTCGTTGAGGCGGCCTGCCATGGCGTTCCCGTGCTGTATGTGCCGCGGGACGGTTGGCCGGAGCAGGATTGCCTCGTCTCGTGGTTGAGCTCGCATGGCCGGTGCTTGCAGGTGAGCGCAAAGCAGCTGGCGAGCGGAGATATTGCCGATAGCCTGCTGGCAATGCTTAATGCATCGCGGCCTGGGCGGGTAATGCCGCGCGGCAACCGCGAAGCTGCCGAGTGGATTGCGCTGCAACTTGGCCTCGGCTCCCTGGAAAGCATCCATGGCAGGAACGGTGGGCGCGGCTAG
- the queA gene encoding tRNA preQ1(34) S-adenosylmethionine ribosyltransferase-isomerase QueA, producing MRTNDFDFFLPDELIAQFPAKERRGSRLLHLDGNTGQVNDRLFLDLPDLVEPGDLFIFNDTRVIKARLHGEKLSGGKIEVLVERVLGPFEALAHIRASRAPKPGSILRIADAFEAEMLGRQDDLFHLRILGDLPLLDLLEQHGSLPLPPYITHDAESTDEERYQTVYAREPGAVAAPTAGLHFDNAMLDGLKRLGVNIAYVTLHVGAGTFQPVRVDNISEHKMHSELYSVPQHTVDMIHQTRATGGKVTAVGTTALRALESAAQPGTLQAGQGETDIFITPGYRFQVVERLLTNFHLPKSTLLMLVSAFAGVEHIRNAYAHAVTARYRFFSYGDAMLIERQD from the coding sequence ATGCGCACTAACGATTTTGATTTTTTCTTGCCCGACGAACTCATTGCCCAATTTCCCGCCAAGGAGCGCAGGGGTAGCCGCCTGCTTCACCTGGACGGCAATACTGGCCAAGTCAACGACAGGCTGTTTCTCGACTTGCCCGATCTGGTGGAGCCGGGCGACCTCTTCATCTTCAACGACACCCGCGTCATCAAGGCCAGGCTGCATGGGGAAAAGCTCAGCGGCGGCAAAATAGAAGTTCTCGTCGAACGCGTGCTGGGGCCCTTCGAGGCATTGGCGCACATCCGTGCCTCACGTGCACCCAAGCCCGGCAGCATCTTGCGGATTGCAGATGCATTCGAGGCTGAAATGCTGGGGCGGCAGGACGACCTTTTTCACTTGAGAATCCTGGGTGACTTACCGCTGCTGGACTTGCTGGAGCAGCACGGCAGCCTGCCCTTGCCGCCCTACATCACCCACGATGCGGAAAGCACCGACGAGGAACGCTACCAAACAGTGTATGCTCGCGAACCCGGCGCCGTTGCCGCCCCTACTGCCGGCCTGCATTTCGACAATGCCATGCTGGATGGGCTCAAGCGCCTTGGCGTCAATATCGCCTACGTTACCCTACATGTCGGCGCTGGCACATTCCAACCGGTGCGTGTCGACAATATCAGCGAACATAAAATGCACAGCGAGCTCTATTCGGTGCCCCAGCACACGGTGGACATGATTCATCAGACGCGGGCCACCGGCGGAAAAGTCACGGCTGTGGGCACGACCGCTCTGCGCGCGCTCGAGAGCGCAGCACAGCCAGGAACGCTCCAGGCAGGACAGGGAGAAACCGATATTTTCATCACGCCGGGCTATCGCTTCCAGGTGGTAGAGCGCCTGCTCACCAATTTTCACTTACCCAAGAGTACTTTGCTGATGCTGGTTTCTGCCTTTGCCGGAGTAGAGCATATTCGGAACGCATATGCCCATGCCGTGACTGCGCGCTACCGCTTCTTTAGCTACGGCGACGCAATGCTGATCGAGCGGCAGGATTGA
- a CDS encoding PepSY-associated TM helix domain-containing protein, which translates to MQSNQAQTRRSFWLKHLYRWHWISSAICLVGMLLFAATGLTLNNAGRIESDPVVTKKNGQLPSPLLSKLQQTHGDNAPLPMAVASWMAGALGIEAAGRVAEWSDDEVYVSLPRPGGDAWVVIDRASGELHYELTERGWVSYFNDLHKGRNTGMAWSWFLDAFSVMALVFSITGLCLLHMHAGNRPFTWPLVGLGLILPWVLAILFIH; encoded by the coding sequence ATGCAAAGTAATCAAGCTCAAACAAGGCGTTCTTTCTGGCTCAAGCACCTGTATCGCTGGCACTGGATCAGCTCTGCCATCTGCCTGGTCGGGATGCTGCTGTTTGCTGCGACCGGCCTGACACTCAACAACGCTGGCCGGATCGAGTCCGACCCGGTGGTGACCAAGAAAAACGGACAATTGCCATCACCATTGTTGTCGAAGCTGCAGCAGACCCATGGGGATAATGCGCCCTTGCCCATGGCGGTCGCGAGCTGGATGGCAGGTGCGCTTGGCATCGAGGCAGCCGGCCGCGTTGCTGAATGGTCGGACGATGAGGTCTATGTGTCCTTGCCTCGTCCAGGAGGCGATGCCTGGGTGGTGATAGACCGGGCAAGCGGCGAACTGCATTACGAACTGACAGAGCGGGGCTGGGTGTCCTATTTCAACGATCTGCACAAGGGTCGCAATACTGGAATGGCATGGAGCTGGTTCCTGGACGCGTTTTCCGTCATGGCCCTGGTGTTTTCCATCACGGGCCTGTGCCTGCTGCACATGCATGCGGGCAACAGGCCGTTTACCTGGCCTTTGGTCGGGCTGGGCCTGATCCTGCCCTGGGTGCTGGCCATACTATTCATTCATTAA
- a CDS encoding DUF2271 domain-containing protein produces MRYAVIPALIAATFAGASHAAGLDVKVTIPRVNAAEYHRPYLAIWVETPNQDIATTLSVWYAKDKAENKGTKWLKDLRQWWRKGGRDLSMPLDGVSGATKPVGEHTLSYTEGKAPLEKLAPGEYNLVVEAVREKGDRELVRVPFKWPVQQAESLTASGQSELGAISLQLKP; encoded by the coding sequence ATGCGATATGCAGTGATTCCGGCCCTGATCGCGGCCACGTTCGCTGGCGCCAGCCATGCGGCCGGACTGGATGTGAAGGTGACGATTCCCCGAGTCAATGCTGCGGAATATCACCGTCCCTACCTGGCCATATGGGTAGAAACGCCGAACCAGGATATCGCGACCACGCTGTCCGTCTGGTATGCCAAGGATAAGGCGGAGAACAAGGGCACCAAGTGGCTGAAGGATTTGCGTCAATGGTGGCGCAAGGGCGGCCGCGACCTCAGTATGCCGCTGGACGGGGTTTCTGGCGCGACGAAGCCGGTCGGCGAACATACGCTTTCCTATACCGAGGGCAAGGCTCCCTTGGAAAAGCTGGCGCCAGGAGAGTACAACCTGGTCGTGGAAGCCGTGCGTGAAAAGGGCGACCGGGAGCTGGTGCGCGTGCCGTTCAAATGGCCGGTGCAACAAGCGGAAAGCCTGACGGCCAGCGGACAGTCGGAGCTGGGCGCGATTAGCCTGCAGTTGAAACCTTAA
- a CDS encoding DUF4198 domain-containing protein gives MNAMKYVLAAVAALSATAAHAHGYWVLPSSTVLSAPQFVTFDAAVSNDPFHFNHRPLPIDELKIIAPDESLVQPANVSKGELRTTFDAYFEQSGTYRLSMYREGLRAFWKDGDQPRRFMGSEEEFHQRVPANAKDLKVSEFVGRLETYVTVGSPTKITTVGRGLEAVASSHPNDLVAGEPLTVQFLVDGKPTAGVEVEVIKGQTRYRNQKGEQKLKTDADGKVTINLPEAGLYWLDADYTDDKVKTKVAKERGLAYVLTLEVLPQ, from the coding sequence ATGAACGCTATGAAATATGTACTGGCTGCTGTTGCGGCCTTGAGCGCAACTGCTGCCCATGCGCATGGCTATTGGGTACTGCCATCCAGCACTGTGTTGTCGGCACCGCAGTTCGTCACGTTCGACGCTGCGGTTTCGAATGATCCATTCCACTTCAACCATCGCCCACTGCCGATTGACGAGCTGAAGATCATCGCGCCGGACGAGAGCCTGGTGCAGCCTGCCAATGTCAGCAAAGGCGAGCTGCGCACCACGTTCGATGCATATTTCGAGCAGAGCGGCACTTACCGCCTATCCATGTACCGCGAGGGCCTACGGGCCTTCTGGAAGGATGGCGATCAGCCCAGGCGCTTCATGGGGTCTGAGGAGGAGTTCCACCAGCGCGTGCCTGCGAATGCCAAGGACCTCAAGGTATCGGAATTTGTCGGCCGACTGGAAACCTATGTGACCGTGGGGTCGCCGACCAAGATCACGACCGTGGGGCGTGGGCTGGAGGCGGTGGCCAGTAGCCATCCAAATGATCTGGTCGCTGGTGAGCCGCTGACCGTGCAGTTCCTGGTGGACGGCAAGCCCACGGCAGGCGTCGAGGTCGAAGTGATCAAGGGTCAGACCCGCTACCGTAACCAGAAGGGCGAGCAGAAGCTCAAGACTGATGCCGACGGCAAGGTGACAATCAACCTGCCTGAAGCCGGCCTCTACTGGCTGGATGCCGACTATACCGACGACAAGGTCAAGACCAAGGTGGCCAAGGAGCGCGGCCTGGCTTATGTGTTGACACTGGAAGTATTGCCTCAGTAG
- a CDS encoding FAD:protein FMN transferase has product MRQVLIPQQLAELPRELPSGGIVVLRGETMGTTWSVRYVDTAKLAERTVAAAVSTALDQVVQQMSTWLQDSVISQFNHAAPGTIVKVPPEFAIVLTNALAVAAKTDGCFDPAIGILVDLWGFGPRQVQVLPPAQVSIDEALRESGWKKLEFDPVRRELKQGGKLALDFSGIAKGFGVDQVARVLRAHGVQHYLVEVGGEFYGQGIKPDGQPWWVALERTPEAARLDEYVVAVHGLGLATSGDYRRYFEHHGRRYAHTIDPQTGWPVDQAPVSVSVLSASCMEADAYATALTVMGLERGLAYAQTHDIAALFTVETPAGLEQHASPRLREMWQ; this is encoded by the coding sequence ATGCGACAAGTATTGATCCCGCAGCAACTTGCGGAGTTGCCGCGTGAGCTGCCCAGTGGCGGTATCGTCGTGCTCAGGGGCGAGACCATGGGGACCACCTGGTCGGTCCGCTATGTCGATACTGCCAAGCTGGCAGAGCGCACAGTGGCAGCTGCGGTTTCAACCGCGTTGGATCAGGTGGTGCAGCAAATGAGCACCTGGCTGCAAGACTCGGTGATCAGCCAGTTCAACCATGCGGCGCCGGGCACGATAGTGAAGGTGCCGCCGGAGTTTGCCATCGTCCTGACCAATGCGCTTGCCGTGGCGGCAAAGACGGACGGTTGTTTCGATCCTGCCATCGGGATATTGGTCGATCTCTGGGGGTTCGGTCCCCGGCAGGTACAGGTGTTGCCGCCTGCCCAGGTCAGTATTGACGAAGCATTGCGGGAGAGCGGCTGGAAAAAGCTTGAGTTCGACCCGGTCCGGCGCGAATTGAAGCAAGGGGGCAAGCTTGCGCTGGACTTTTCCGGCATTGCCAAGGGGTTCGGCGTCGACCAAGTGGCGCGGGTATTGCGCGCGCATGGCGTGCAGCATTACCTGGTCGAAGTCGGCGGGGAATTCTATGGGCAAGGCATCAAGCCAGACGGGCAGCCCTGGTGGGTAGCGCTTGAGCGCACGCCGGAAGCGGCCAGGCTGGATGAATACGTGGTGGCTGTGCACGGCTTGGGCCTGGCCACCTCTGGCGACTACCGCCGTTATTTCGAGCATCATGGAAGGCGCTACGCACACACCATTGATCCACAGACCGGCTGGCCGGTCGACCAGGCGCCGGTTTCCGTCAGCGTACTGTCGGCTAGCTGCATGGAAGCCGATGCATATGCCACCGCCTTGACTGTCATGGGGCTGGAGCGTGGGCTGGCCTATGCGCAGACGCATGACATTGCTGCTTTGTTCACGGTGGAAACCCCTGCCGGCTTGGAGCAGCATGCATCGCCCAGGCTGCGGGAAATGTGGCAGTGA
- a CDS encoding sulfite reductase subunit alpha — MTRRVSAALAGLLLSETAQAAVNNPAFNRYALALGLCIAYLLFCVWIIRRHRRLSAVPGPVSPVDGKAVLVGYASQGGYARELAFKTAAALQRPGVAVHCLALDAVDVAMLATVQRALFVVSTTGEGDPPDNARRFVQTTMSATPSLAHLQYGLLALGDSSYANFCGFGHQLDAWLQHAHALPLFDLVQVDAGDAGALRHWQYQLGLLAGNTEMPDWEAPQYQAWRLVQRKQLNPGSAGAPVYHLTLRAETVGVLWQAGDIAEIGPRNPQQAVVHFLEQLALDGATVVEGRRLSDWLQERLLPHTESELAALRDLSLVQLVQQLRPLPHREYSIASLPADGQLELLVRQAAHVDGRLGLGSGWLTRYADVGEMVALRIRENAAFHPPDERRPMILIGNGTGIAGLRAHLKARAIASRSPNWLLFGERNAAHDFYFMDEISAWQASGILSRLDTAFSRDQADKRYVQHVLASQADRLREWVAEGAAIYVCGSANGMAQAVHAVLLQALGEEAMSRLASDGRYRRDVY; from the coding sequence GTGACGCGGCGGGTATCTGCTGCCCTGGCTGGCCTGCTGCTCAGCGAGACGGCGCAGGCTGCCGTGAACAATCCCGCTTTCAACCGCTACGCGCTTGCCTTGGGCCTGTGCATTGCCTATCTGCTATTTTGCGTTTGGATCATCAGGCGCCATCGGCGGCTGTCGGCGGTCCCGGGGCCAGTATCCCCTGTCGACGGCAAGGCCGTCCTCGTGGGCTATGCCAGCCAGGGAGGCTATGCCCGCGAGCTGGCCTTCAAGACGGCTGCAGCGCTGCAACGGCCCGGCGTCGCCGTGCATTGCCTGGCGCTGGATGCGGTGGATGTTGCCATGCTGGCTACCGTCCAGCGCGCATTGTTCGTCGTCAGCACCACCGGGGAAGGTGATCCTCCCGACAATGCCCGCCGTTTCGTGCAAACAACCATGTCGGCCACGCCGTCTCTTGCCCATCTGCAATATGGCCTCCTGGCGCTCGGGGACAGCAGTTACGCCAATTTTTGCGGTTTCGGGCATCAATTGGATGCCTGGCTGCAGCATGCACATGCATTGCCGCTGTTCGACCTGGTGCAAGTGGATGCAGGCGATGCCGGGGCTTTGCGCCACTGGCAATATCAGCTGGGATTGCTGGCAGGCAATACCGAGATGCCGGATTGGGAAGCGCCGCAATACCAGGCATGGCGCCTGGTGCAGCGCAAGCAGTTGAATCCAGGCAGCGCCGGCGCGCCGGTGTATCACCTGACGTTGCGCGCCGAGACAGTCGGTGTCTTGTGGCAAGCGGGCGATATAGCCGAAATTGGCCCGCGCAATCCGCAGCAGGCGGTGGTGCATTTCCTGGAGCAACTGGCATTGGATGGCGCCACGGTAGTGGAAGGCAGGCGCTTGAGCGATTGGCTGCAGGAGCGCCTGCTGCCCCATACGGAGTCTGAGCTCGCGGCCCTGCGGGATTTGTCCCTTGTGCAACTGGTACAACAGCTACGCCCGCTGCCGCATCGTGAGTACTCGATCGCCTCCCTTCCTGCCGATGGCCAGTTGGAGCTGCTGGTGCGGCAGGCTGCGCATGTGGACGGACGGCTGGGCCTCGGCTCAGGCTGGTTGACCCGGTATGCCGATGTGGGGGAGATGGTGGCATTGCGTATCCGCGAGAATGCGGCTTTTCATCCGCCCGATGAGCGCCGCCCCATGATACTGATTGGCAATGGTACCGGGATCGCGGGATTGCGTGCGCACCTCAAGGCGCGTGCCATTGCTTCCCGCTCGCCCAACTGGCTGTTGTTTGGCGAGCGCAATGCGGCACATGATTTTTACTTTATGGATGAGATCAGTGCCTGGCAGGCCAGCGGTATCTTGTCCAGGCTGGATACGGCGTTCTCCCGGGACCAGGCGGACAAGCGATATGTCCAGCATGTGCTGGCTTCACAAGCTGACCGCTTGCGGGAGTGGGTGGCGGAGGGCGCCGCCATTTACGTGTGTGGCAGTGCTAATGGCATGGCGCAGGCAGTGCATGCGGTCTTGTTGCAGGCGCTGGGCGAGGAGGCCATGTCCCGGCTGGCCTCCGATGGCAGGTACAGGCGGGATGTGTATTGA
- a CDS encoding GGDEF domain-containing protein: MNAILHQTVTSRLRWTTRILMLLLAVASLLAMLHTTQPWPQLAAFAPAVATIVVLSTTTTALLLLLQFKIQKQFFLLPLAGAYAIYALAAITSLLSMHGSPDHANPMTSDTMSNWGAYWQFGFCGFIIIAMAFRKATESFPQLNRIILGKNTVPFMLTPLLGIIVYMLALNAGNLFSAIMSSSPIVTAPLGWGSWIMAAATFVLVRAFCSDDKLVTIFLSIAALSHLCHVSHLLIDNTPFSANWYMAHLLSLFSFTTLLAVLILQLSQFTRDLADSHAYLMEKAHKDSLTGIYNRGYFDETAELEWRRAQRNGTPISLLMLDIDHFKGYNDQFGHVKGDKCLKKIAQALHANMQRPGDFVARFGGEEFVVLLPATTAEGCHAMAQKLHLAVQKLKISAGDHRRVSVSIGHATWNGPYENGSINELLSQADLALYTAKRLGRNRIVRYEDLAHSLAWSKSLFPPGVMSPQ, translated from the coding sequence ATGAACGCCATCCTGCACCAAACAGTGACATCCCGGTTACGCTGGACAACACGCATTCTCATGCTGTTGCTGGCCGTGGCCAGCCTGCTCGCCATGCTGCACACGACCCAGCCCTGGCCGCAACTGGCTGCATTCGCCCCAGCCGTCGCCACCATCGTCGTGCTCAGCACTACGACCACAGCCCTGCTCTTGCTGCTGCAGTTCAAGATCCAGAAGCAGTTCTTTTTGCTCCCCCTGGCCGGCGCCTACGCCATTTATGCCTTGGCAGCCATCACCAGCCTGCTCTCCATGCATGGGTCGCCCGACCATGCCAATCCCATGACTTCCGACACCATGTCGAATTGGGGGGCATACTGGCAATTCGGCTTCTGTGGCTTCATCATCATTGCAATGGCATTCCGCAAGGCCACCGAGTCCTTTCCGCAGCTGAACCGCATCATCCTCGGCAAGAATACGGTGCCATTCATGCTCACTCCGCTGCTTGGCATCATTGTTTATATGCTGGCGCTCAACGCGGGCAACCTGTTTTCCGCGATCATGAGCAGCTCGCCCATCGTCACTGCGCCGCTGGGCTGGGGGAGCTGGATCATGGCGGCAGCCACCTTCGTCCTGGTGCGCGCTTTTTGCAGCGACGATAAGCTGGTCACCATTTTTCTTTCCATCGCTGCCTTGTCCCACTTGTGCCATGTCTCGCACCTGCTGATAGACAATACCCCATTCAGTGCCAACTGGTATATGGCGCACCTCCTTAGCCTGTTTTCCTTCACCACGCTGCTTGCCGTGCTGATCCTGCAGCTCAGCCAGTTCACCCGCGACCTGGCCGACTCGCACGCTTATCTCATGGAAAAAGCCCACAAGGACAGTCTTACCGGCATCTATAACCGCGGCTATTTTGACGAAACCGCAGAGCTCGAGTGGCGGCGCGCGCAACGCAATGGCACGCCGATATCACTCCTGATGCTGGATATCGACCACTTCAAGGGATACAACGATCAGTTTGGCCATGTGAAAGGCGACAAGTGCCTGAAGAAAATCGCCCAGGCGCTGCACGCCAATATGCAACGCCCTGGAGACTTTGTCGCCCGATTCGGCGGCGAGGAATTCGTGGTACTGCTCCCGGCCACCACGGCAGAAGGGTGCCATGCGATGGCTCAGAAACTGCACCTTGCTGTCCAGAAACTCAAGATATCGGCAGGCGACCACCGCAGAGTCTCCGTCAGCATCGGTCACGCCACCTGGAATGGCCCTTACGAGAATGGTTCCATCAATGAACTGTTGTCTCAGGCCGATCTTGCGCTATACACCGCCAAGCGCCTGGGCAGGAACCGCATCGTGCGCTATGAGGATTTGGCACACAGCCTGGCCTGGAGCAAATCCCTGTTTCCACCGGGAGTCATGTCTCCGCAGTAA
- a CDS encoding CHASE2 domain-containing protein, with the protein MTSSAPLYSKRLWLLISGIVLALVAILSHQRTFIIADNLIHDAIIASQQHPLTGRVVIVAIDDDSITTLGRWPWRRSLHAELVNRISEQQPAAIGLDILFSEADLQHPEDDRLLAQAIRQSGVITLPVVFNQMGQIPYVQVPAPMLAQEAASLGHVHIKVDDDGVVRSALMWQSTGQEQYPHFSTAVLIAAGHPHQSTALKQPDAQLIPYAGNQGYFPRISYRDVIEGRIPDEVFKDKLVLVGATATGIGDQYATPVSRDGQLMPGVEIIANILESQLSGRTISPAAPWQNVALNLVFVSMALLGFMLLSPLAALLLSFSLLVLLLLATYAAAIASGLLLAPSAGALGLVLIYPLWSWHRLDTAARFLAAEFESFKRDFPMLPMSKPPAAFHDFLDRRINALHEATHQLRGMHRFISDSVNGLPDPTLICDPGGIIRVANQAAASYFGADNPTALQQQPLLPLLQHIQDKQSSHPAINLQVLLAQAGIEVEAQDEKQRELLVKLAPCKDAAERHIGWILSIIDVSKLWQAEKDRDEAFRFITHDIRAPLSSIISLVELQKLSPEKNGERWLAMIEKHADNALTLADDFVQLTRAKSGHYQFHEHNLADLLHEAIDDAWALAHERNITITLTDAPFEAHACVDSTLLKRALANLLSNAIKFSPDHSVISCSIRPSGRYWSLEVQDKGIGISPEAQSQLFQSFSRAHQQSHPHIEGTGLGLAFVQAVATRHQGEVRLASAPGKGSSFSILIPRHA; encoded by the coding sequence ATGACATCCTCCGCTCCCTTGTACAGCAAGCGGCTGTGGCTATTGATTTCGGGAATCGTCCTGGCGCTGGTGGCGATATTGTCCCACCAGCGCACATTCATCATTGCCGACAACCTGATCCATGATGCCATCATCGCCAGCCAGCAGCATCCGCTGACCGGCAGGGTGGTCATCGTCGCGATCGACGATGACAGTATCACCACACTTGGCCGCTGGCCATGGCGTCGCAGCCTGCATGCAGAGCTGGTCAACCGCATCAGCGAGCAACAACCCGCCGCCATCGGCCTTGACATCCTGTTCAGCGAAGCTGACCTACAGCATCCCGAGGACGACCGGCTGCTGGCCCAGGCCATCAGGCAAAGCGGTGTAATCACGCTGCCTGTCGTCTTCAACCAGATGGGGCAGATCCCGTATGTACAAGTTCCTGCGCCTATGCTTGCACAGGAGGCGGCCAGCCTCGGGCATGTGCATATCAAGGTGGACGATGACGGGGTGGTGCGCTCCGCCCTGATGTGGCAATCGACAGGCCAGGAACAATATCCCCATTTCAGCACCGCTGTCCTGATCGCGGCAGGACATCCGCACCAGAGCACAGCACTGAAACAGCCCGATGCCCAGCTGATCCCCTATGCTGGGAATCAGGGCTATTTCCCCCGCATCTCCTACCGCGATGTCATCGAGGGCAGGATACCCGATGAGGTGTTCAAGGATAAGTTGGTGCTGGTCGGCGCAACCGCTACCGGCATCGGCGATCAATATGCGACCCCGGTCTCACGCGACGGGCAACTGATGCCGGGTGTTGAAATTATTGCCAACATCCTGGAGAGTCAGCTGAGTGGCCGCACGATCTCCCCTGCCGCTCCATGGCAAAACGTTGCCCTCAACCTTGTCTTCGTCAGCATGGCCCTGCTTGGCTTCATGCTGCTCAGTCCATTAGCAGCACTGCTGCTCAGCTTTTCACTGCTTGTCCTGCTCCTCCTGGCTACCTATGCGGCTGCCATCGCATCCGGCCTATTGCTGGCGCCCTCGGCAGGCGCACTTGGGCTGGTGCTGATCTACCCGCTCTGGAGCTGGCACCGACTGGATACCGCCGCCCGATTCCTGGCAGCAGAGTTCGAATCCTTCAAGCGCGATTTCCCCATGTTGCCGATGTCCAAGCCTCCTGCAGCATTCCATGACTTCCTGGACAGACGCATCAATGCCCTGCACGAAGCTACCCATCAACTGCGGGGGATGCACCGCTTCATCAGCGATAGCGTGAATGGTTTGCCGGATCCCACCCTGATCTGCGACCCAGGCGGCATCATCCGTGTCGCAAACCAGGCGGCAGCCAGTTATTTCGGCGCAGACAATCCCACGGCCCTGCAGCAGCAACCACTGCTGCCATTGTTGCAGCATATTCAGGATAAGCAGAGCAGCCATCCAGCCATCAACTTGCAAGTCCTGCTGGCCCAGGCCGGCATCGAGGTGGAGGCGCAGGATGAAAAGCAGCGCGAACTGCTGGTCAAGCTCGCCCCGTGCAAGGACGCTGCCGAGCGCCACATCGGCTGGATACTGAGCATCATCGATGTATCTAAACTCTGGCAGGCGGAAAAGGATCGTGACGAAGCTTTCCGTTTCATCACGCATGATATTCGAGCCCCCCTGTCCTCCATCATATCGCTGGTGGAATTGCAGAAACTGTCCCCGGAAAAAAACGGGGAGCGCTGGCTGGCCATGATAGAGAAACATGCCGATAACGCCCTGACATTGGCAGACGACTTCGTGCAATTGACGCGGGCAAAATCCGGTCATTACCAGTTTCATGAACACAACCTCGCGGACCTGCTGCACGAGGCGATAGACGATGCCTGGGCCCTTGCTCATGAGCGCAACATCACCATCACGCTGACCGACGCGCCTTTCGAGGCGCATGCCTGCGTCGACAGCACCCTGCTCAAACGCGCCCTGGCCAACCTGCTGAGCAATGCCATCAAGTTCAGCCCTGACCATTCCGTCATTTCATGCAGCATCCGCCCCTCGGGCAGGTACTGGAGCCTAGAGGTGCAGGACAAGGGCATTGGCATCAGTCCCGAAGCCCAGTCTCAGCTCTTCCAGTCGTTCAGCCGCGCCCACCAGCAAAGTCATCCCCACATCGAAGGCACTGGCTTGGGGCTGGCATTTGTCCAGGCCGTGGCCACCCGCCACCAGGGGGAAGTACGCCTCGCCAGCGCACCTGGCAAGGGCAGCTCGTTCAGCATCCTCATCCCCAGGCACGCCTAG